Proteins from one Salmo salar chromosome ssa29, Ssal_v3.1, whole genome shotgun sequence genomic window:
- the LOC106590487 gene encoding kelch-like protein 15 isoform X1 codes for MSEGARSVWSKRGCGDSQRRDQGKHKQRKCERPLSMLSAKPETGLEAPKRCVMSGGEVEVYLSQVHDGSVSSGFRALYEERLLLDVTLLIEEHHFHAHKALLATQSDYFRVMFTADMRERDQDKIHMKGLTAAGFGHVLRFMYYGSLELSMVTVQEILQAAMYVQLTEVVEFCCSFLLSKICLENCAEVMRLLEDFSVGVEGVQEQLDNFLLENFVPLMSKPDFLLYLSLERLQAYLDSDALSRFPEIELYESVQAWLRHDRRRWRHTDTVVQSLRFCLMTAANVFEKVKTSEFYRYSRQLRQEVDQALSYFHDVNEQPLVETRSNRIRSVRPQTAVFRGMIGHSMVNSKILLLHRPKVWWELEGPQVPLRPDCLAIVNNFAFLLGGEELGPDGEFHASSKVYRYDPRQNSWLRMADMSVPRSEFAVGVIGKFIYAVAGRTRDETFYSTERYDITGDRWEFVDPYPVNKYGHEGTVLNGKLYITGGITSSSTSKQVCVFDPGRDAGGGVCLFDPGRDAGGGVCVFDPGRDAGGGVCVAGSAGAGTTDTHRMRSARTPLPNTHTSCWENKSKMNYARCFHKMISHNGKLYVFGGVCVILRASFESQGCPSTEVYDPETDEWTILASMPIGRSGHGVAVLDRQIMVLGGLCYNGHYSDSILTFDPDDNKWKEDEYPRMPCKLDGLQVCTLHFPEYVLEHVRRCS; via the exons gtgtgtgaTGTCGGGGGGGGAGGTGGAGGTGTACCTGTCCCAGGTTCATGATGGAAGCGTGTCCTCAGGGTTCCGGGCGCTGTACGAGGAGAGGCTCCTATTGGACGTCACGCTGCTGATAGAGGAACACCACTTCCAT GCACACAAGGCCCTGCTGGCGACCCAGAGTGACTACTTCCGGGTCATGTTCACagcagacatgagagagagagaccaggacaAGATCCACATGAAGGGGTTAACGGCTGCCGGCTTCGGCCACGTCCTGAGGTTCATGTACTATGGTTCACTGGAGCTCAGCATGGTCACTGTGCAGGAGatactacag gCAGCCATGTACGTCCAGCTGACGGAGGTGGTAGAGTTCTGCTGTTCCTTCCTGCTGTCTAAGATCTGTCTGGAGAACTGTGCCGAGGTCATGAGACTTCTGGAGGACTTCAGCGTGGGGGTGGAGGGCGTGCAGGAGCAGCTCGACAACTTCCTGCTGGAGAACTTTGTTCCTTTGATGAGCAAACCTGACTTCCTGCTCTACCTCAGCCTGGAGAGACTGCAG gcgtACCTGGACAGTGATGCCCTGAGTCGGTTCCCAGAGATAGAACTGTATGAGTCTGTCCAGGCCTGGCTCCGACACGACCGTCGCCGctggagacacacagacactgtcGTCCAGTCTCTACGCTTCTGCCTCATGACTGCCGCTAACGTCTTCGAGAAG GTGAAGACGTCAGAGTTCTATCGTTACTCTCGACAGCTGCGTCAGGAGGTGGACCAGGCTCTCAGCTACTTCCACGACGTCAACGAGCAGCCACTGGTCGAGACGCGGTCCAACCGTATCCGCTCGGTCCGACCACAGACGGCCGTGTTCAGGGGCATGATCGGACACAGCATGGTCAACAGCAAGATCCTACTGCTGCACAGACCCAAG GTGTGGTGGGAGTTGGAAGGTCCCCAGGTCCCTCTCCGACCAGACTGCTTGGCCATCGTCAACAACTTTGCCTTCCTGCTGGGGGGGGAGGAGCTAGGGCCTGACGGGGAGTTCCACGCCTCCTCTAAAGTCTACCGCTACGACCCCCGGCAGAACTCCTGGCTACGCATGGCCGACATGTCTGTACCCAG GTCAGAGTTTGCAGTGGGGGTCATCGGTAAGTTCATCTACGCGGTGGCTGGGCGGACGCGGGATGAGACGTTTTACTCCACGGAACGCTATGACATCACGGGGGACCGCTGGGAGTTTGTGGATCCGTACCCGGTCAACAAGTACGGTCATGAGGGAACGGTCCTGAATGGTAAACTCTATATCACCGGAGGAAtcacctcctcatccacctccaaacaggtgtgtgtgttcgaCCCGGGACGGGACGCGGGGGGAGGGGTGTGTCTCTTCGACCCGGGGCGGGACgcggggggaggtgtgtgtgtgttcgacccTGGACGGGACgcagggggaggggtgtgtgtagcAGGCTCTGCGGGAGCAGGAacgacggacacacacaggatgcGTTCAGCccgcacccccctccccaacacacacaccagctgctGGGAGAACAAGTCGAAGATGAACTACGCTCGCTGCTTCCACAAGATGATCTCCCACAACGGGAAGCTGTACGTGTTCGGGGGGGTGTGTGTGATCCTCCGGGCGTCATTCGAGTCGCAGGGCTGCCCATCCACGGAGGTTTACGACCCTGAGACAGACGAGTGGACCATCCTGGCGTCGATGCCCATCGGGCGCAGTGGGCACGGCGTTGCGGTGCTGGACAGACAGATCATGGTACTGGGGGGCCTCTGCTATAACGGACATTACTCCGACTCCATCCTGACCTTTGACCCCGATGACAACAAGTGGAAGGAGGACGAGTATCCCAGGATGCCTTGCAAACTGGATGGGCTGCAGGTCTGCACTCTGCACTTCCCCGAGTACGTCCTGGAGCATGTCCGGCGCTGCAGTTGA
- the LOC106590487 gene encoding kelch-like protein 15 isoform X4, giving the protein MSGGEVEVYLSQVHDGSVSSGFRALYEERLLLDVTLLIEEHHFHAHKALLATQSDYFRVMFTADMRERDQDKIHMKGLTAAGFGHVLRFMYYGSLELSMVTVQEILQAAMYVQLTEVVEFCCSFLLSKICLENCAEVMRLLEDFSVGVEGVQEQLDNFLLENFVPLMSKPDFLLYLSLERLQAYLDSDALSRFPEIELYESVQAWLRHDRRRWRHTDTVVQSLRFCLMTAANVFEKVKTSEFYRYSRQLRQEVDQALSYFHDVNEQPLVETRSNRIRSVRPQTAVFRGMIGHSMVNSKILLLHRPKVWWELEGPQVPLRPDCLAIVNNFAFLLGGEELGPDGEFHASSKVYRYDPRQNSWLRMADMSVPRSEFAVGVIGKFIYAVAGRTRDETFYSTERYDITGDRWEFVDPYPVNKYGHEGTVLNGKLYITGGITSSSTSKQVCVFDPGRDAGGGVCLFDPGRDAGGGVCVFDPGRDAGGGVCVAGSAGAGTTDTHRMRSARTPLPNTHTSCWENKSKMNYARCFHKMISHNGKLYVFGGVCVILRASFESQGCPSTEVYDPETDEWTILASMPIGRSGHGVAVLDRQIMVLGGLCYNGHYSDSILTFDPDDNKWKEDEYPRMPCKLDGLQVCTLHFPEYVLEHVRRCS; this is encoded by the exons aTGTCGGGGGGGGAGGTGGAGGTGTACCTGTCCCAGGTTCATGATGGAAGCGTGTCCTCAGGGTTCCGGGCGCTGTACGAGGAGAGGCTCCTATTGGACGTCACGCTGCTGATAGAGGAACACCACTTCCAT GCACACAAGGCCCTGCTGGCGACCCAGAGTGACTACTTCCGGGTCATGTTCACagcagacatgagagagagagaccaggacaAGATCCACATGAAGGGGTTAACGGCTGCCGGCTTCGGCCACGTCCTGAGGTTCATGTACTATGGTTCACTGGAGCTCAGCATGGTCACTGTGCAGGAGatactacag gCAGCCATGTACGTCCAGCTGACGGAGGTGGTAGAGTTCTGCTGTTCCTTCCTGCTGTCTAAGATCTGTCTGGAGAACTGTGCCGAGGTCATGAGACTTCTGGAGGACTTCAGCGTGGGGGTGGAGGGCGTGCAGGAGCAGCTCGACAACTTCCTGCTGGAGAACTTTGTTCCTTTGATGAGCAAACCTGACTTCCTGCTCTACCTCAGCCTGGAGAGACTGCAG gcgtACCTGGACAGTGATGCCCTGAGTCGGTTCCCAGAGATAGAACTGTATGAGTCTGTCCAGGCCTGGCTCCGACACGACCGTCGCCGctggagacacacagacactgtcGTCCAGTCTCTACGCTTCTGCCTCATGACTGCCGCTAACGTCTTCGAGAAG GTGAAGACGTCAGAGTTCTATCGTTACTCTCGACAGCTGCGTCAGGAGGTGGACCAGGCTCTCAGCTACTTCCACGACGTCAACGAGCAGCCACTGGTCGAGACGCGGTCCAACCGTATCCGCTCGGTCCGACCACAGACGGCCGTGTTCAGGGGCATGATCGGACACAGCATGGTCAACAGCAAGATCCTACTGCTGCACAGACCCAAG GTGTGGTGGGAGTTGGAAGGTCCCCAGGTCCCTCTCCGACCAGACTGCTTGGCCATCGTCAACAACTTTGCCTTCCTGCTGGGGGGGGAGGAGCTAGGGCCTGACGGGGAGTTCCACGCCTCCTCTAAAGTCTACCGCTACGACCCCCGGCAGAACTCCTGGCTACGCATGGCCGACATGTCTGTACCCAG GTCAGAGTTTGCAGTGGGGGTCATCGGTAAGTTCATCTACGCGGTGGCTGGGCGGACGCGGGATGAGACGTTTTACTCCACGGAACGCTATGACATCACGGGGGACCGCTGGGAGTTTGTGGATCCGTACCCGGTCAACAAGTACGGTCATGAGGGAACGGTCCTGAATGGTAAACTCTATATCACCGGAGGAAtcacctcctcatccacctccaaacaggtgtgtgtgttcgaCCCGGGACGGGACGCGGGGGGAGGGGTGTGTCTCTTCGACCCGGGGCGGGACgcggggggaggtgtgtgtgtgttcgacccTGGACGGGACgcagggggaggggtgtgtgtagcAGGCTCTGCGGGAGCAGGAacgacggacacacacaggatgcGTTCAGCccgcacccccctccccaacacacacaccagctgctGGGAGAACAAGTCGAAGATGAACTACGCTCGCTGCTTCCACAAGATGATCTCCCACAACGGGAAGCTGTACGTGTTCGGGGGGGTGTGTGTGATCCTCCGGGCGTCATTCGAGTCGCAGGGCTGCCCATCCACGGAGGTTTACGACCCTGAGACAGACGAGTGGACCATCCTGGCGTCGATGCCCATCGGGCGCAGTGGGCACGGCGTTGCGGTGCTGGACAGACAGATCATGGTACTGGGGGGCCTCTGCTATAACGGACATTACTCCGACTCCATCCTGACCTTTGACCCCGATGACAACAAGTGGAAGGAGGACGAGTATCCCAGGATGCCTTGCAAACTGGATGGGCTGCAGGTCTGCACTCTGCACTTCCCCGAGTACGTCCTGGAGCATGTCCGGCGCTGCAGTTGA
- the LOC106590487 gene encoding kelch-like protein 15 isoform X2 codes for MLSAKPETGLEAPKRCVMSGGEVEVYLSQVHDGSVSSGFRALYEERLLLDVTLLIEEHHFHAHKALLATQSDYFRVMFTADMRERDQDKIHMKGLTAAGFGHVLRFMYYGSLELSMVTVQEILQAAMYVQLTEVVEFCCSFLLSKICLENCAEVMRLLEDFSVGVEGVQEQLDNFLLENFVPLMSKPDFLLYLSLERLQAYLDSDALSRFPEIELYESVQAWLRHDRRRWRHTDTVVQSLRFCLMTAANVFEKVKTSEFYRYSRQLRQEVDQALSYFHDVNEQPLVETRSNRIRSVRPQTAVFRGMIGHSMVNSKILLLHRPKVWWELEGPQVPLRPDCLAIVNNFAFLLGGEELGPDGEFHASSKVYRYDPRQNSWLRMADMSVPRSEFAVGVIGKFIYAVAGRTRDETFYSTERYDITGDRWEFVDPYPVNKYGHEGTVLNGKLYITGGITSSSTSKQVCVFDPGRDAGGGVCLFDPGRDAGGGVCVFDPGRDAGGGVCVAGSAGAGTTDTHRMRSARTPLPNTHTSCWENKSKMNYARCFHKMISHNGKLYVFGGVCVILRASFESQGCPSTEVYDPETDEWTILASMPIGRSGHGVAVLDRQIMVLGGLCYNGHYSDSILTFDPDDNKWKEDEYPRMPCKLDGLQVCTLHFPEYVLEHVRRCS; via the exons gtgtgtgaTGTCGGGGGGGGAGGTGGAGGTGTACCTGTCCCAGGTTCATGATGGAAGCGTGTCCTCAGGGTTCCGGGCGCTGTACGAGGAGAGGCTCCTATTGGACGTCACGCTGCTGATAGAGGAACACCACTTCCAT GCACACAAGGCCCTGCTGGCGACCCAGAGTGACTACTTCCGGGTCATGTTCACagcagacatgagagagagagaccaggacaAGATCCACATGAAGGGGTTAACGGCTGCCGGCTTCGGCCACGTCCTGAGGTTCATGTACTATGGTTCACTGGAGCTCAGCATGGTCACTGTGCAGGAGatactacag gCAGCCATGTACGTCCAGCTGACGGAGGTGGTAGAGTTCTGCTGTTCCTTCCTGCTGTCTAAGATCTGTCTGGAGAACTGTGCCGAGGTCATGAGACTTCTGGAGGACTTCAGCGTGGGGGTGGAGGGCGTGCAGGAGCAGCTCGACAACTTCCTGCTGGAGAACTTTGTTCCTTTGATGAGCAAACCTGACTTCCTGCTCTACCTCAGCCTGGAGAGACTGCAG gcgtACCTGGACAGTGATGCCCTGAGTCGGTTCCCAGAGATAGAACTGTATGAGTCTGTCCAGGCCTGGCTCCGACACGACCGTCGCCGctggagacacacagacactgtcGTCCAGTCTCTACGCTTCTGCCTCATGACTGCCGCTAACGTCTTCGAGAAG GTGAAGACGTCAGAGTTCTATCGTTACTCTCGACAGCTGCGTCAGGAGGTGGACCAGGCTCTCAGCTACTTCCACGACGTCAACGAGCAGCCACTGGTCGAGACGCGGTCCAACCGTATCCGCTCGGTCCGACCACAGACGGCCGTGTTCAGGGGCATGATCGGACACAGCATGGTCAACAGCAAGATCCTACTGCTGCACAGACCCAAG GTGTGGTGGGAGTTGGAAGGTCCCCAGGTCCCTCTCCGACCAGACTGCTTGGCCATCGTCAACAACTTTGCCTTCCTGCTGGGGGGGGAGGAGCTAGGGCCTGACGGGGAGTTCCACGCCTCCTCTAAAGTCTACCGCTACGACCCCCGGCAGAACTCCTGGCTACGCATGGCCGACATGTCTGTACCCAG GTCAGAGTTTGCAGTGGGGGTCATCGGTAAGTTCATCTACGCGGTGGCTGGGCGGACGCGGGATGAGACGTTTTACTCCACGGAACGCTATGACATCACGGGGGACCGCTGGGAGTTTGTGGATCCGTACCCGGTCAACAAGTACGGTCATGAGGGAACGGTCCTGAATGGTAAACTCTATATCACCGGAGGAAtcacctcctcatccacctccaaacaggtgtgtgtgttcgaCCCGGGACGGGACGCGGGGGGAGGGGTGTGTCTCTTCGACCCGGGGCGGGACgcggggggaggtgtgtgtgtgttcgacccTGGACGGGACgcagggggaggggtgtgtgtagcAGGCTCTGCGGGAGCAGGAacgacggacacacacaggatgcGTTCAGCccgcacccccctccccaacacacacaccagctgctGGGAGAACAAGTCGAAGATGAACTACGCTCGCTGCTTCCACAAGATGATCTCCCACAACGGGAAGCTGTACGTGTTCGGGGGGGTGTGTGTGATCCTCCGGGCGTCATTCGAGTCGCAGGGCTGCCCATCCACGGAGGTTTACGACCCTGAGACAGACGAGTGGACCATCCTGGCGTCGATGCCCATCGGGCGCAGTGGGCACGGCGTTGCGGTGCTGGACAGACAGATCATGGTACTGGGGGGCCTCTGCTATAACGGACATTACTCCGACTCCATCCTGACCTTTGACCCCGATGACAACAAGTGGAAGGAGGACGAGTATCCCAGGATGCCTTGCAAACTGGATGGGCTGCAGGTCTGCACTCTGCACTTCCCCGAGTACGTCCTGGAGCATGTCCGGCGCTGCAGTTGA
- the LOC106590487 gene encoding kelch-like protein 15 isoform X3 — protein MPVANQRCVMSGGEVEVYLSQVHDGSVSSGFRALYEERLLLDVTLLIEEHHFHAHKALLATQSDYFRVMFTADMRERDQDKIHMKGLTAAGFGHVLRFMYYGSLELSMVTVQEILQAAMYVQLTEVVEFCCSFLLSKICLENCAEVMRLLEDFSVGVEGVQEQLDNFLLENFVPLMSKPDFLLYLSLERLQAYLDSDALSRFPEIELYESVQAWLRHDRRRWRHTDTVVQSLRFCLMTAANVFEKVKTSEFYRYSRQLRQEVDQALSYFHDVNEQPLVETRSNRIRSVRPQTAVFRGMIGHSMVNSKILLLHRPKVWWELEGPQVPLRPDCLAIVNNFAFLLGGEELGPDGEFHASSKVYRYDPRQNSWLRMADMSVPRSEFAVGVIGKFIYAVAGRTRDETFYSTERYDITGDRWEFVDPYPVNKYGHEGTVLNGKLYITGGITSSSTSKQVCVFDPGRDAGGGVCLFDPGRDAGGGVCVFDPGRDAGGGVCVAGSAGAGTTDTHRMRSARTPLPNTHTSCWENKSKMNYARCFHKMISHNGKLYVFGGVCVILRASFESQGCPSTEVYDPETDEWTILASMPIGRSGHGVAVLDRQIMVLGGLCYNGHYSDSILTFDPDDNKWKEDEYPRMPCKLDGLQVCTLHFPEYVLEHVRRCS, from the exons ATGCCCGTGGCCAATCAGAG gtgtgtgaTGTCGGGGGGGGAGGTGGAGGTGTACCTGTCCCAGGTTCATGATGGAAGCGTGTCCTCAGGGTTCCGGGCGCTGTACGAGGAGAGGCTCCTATTGGACGTCACGCTGCTGATAGAGGAACACCACTTCCAT GCACACAAGGCCCTGCTGGCGACCCAGAGTGACTACTTCCGGGTCATGTTCACagcagacatgagagagagagaccaggacaAGATCCACATGAAGGGGTTAACGGCTGCCGGCTTCGGCCACGTCCTGAGGTTCATGTACTATGGTTCACTGGAGCTCAGCATGGTCACTGTGCAGGAGatactacag gCAGCCATGTACGTCCAGCTGACGGAGGTGGTAGAGTTCTGCTGTTCCTTCCTGCTGTCTAAGATCTGTCTGGAGAACTGTGCCGAGGTCATGAGACTTCTGGAGGACTTCAGCGTGGGGGTGGAGGGCGTGCAGGAGCAGCTCGACAACTTCCTGCTGGAGAACTTTGTTCCTTTGATGAGCAAACCTGACTTCCTGCTCTACCTCAGCCTGGAGAGACTGCAG gcgtACCTGGACAGTGATGCCCTGAGTCGGTTCCCAGAGATAGAACTGTATGAGTCTGTCCAGGCCTGGCTCCGACACGACCGTCGCCGctggagacacacagacactgtcGTCCAGTCTCTACGCTTCTGCCTCATGACTGCCGCTAACGTCTTCGAGAAG GTGAAGACGTCAGAGTTCTATCGTTACTCTCGACAGCTGCGTCAGGAGGTGGACCAGGCTCTCAGCTACTTCCACGACGTCAACGAGCAGCCACTGGTCGAGACGCGGTCCAACCGTATCCGCTCGGTCCGACCACAGACGGCCGTGTTCAGGGGCATGATCGGACACAGCATGGTCAACAGCAAGATCCTACTGCTGCACAGACCCAAG GTGTGGTGGGAGTTGGAAGGTCCCCAGGTCCCTCTCCGACCAGACTGCTTGGCCATCGTCAACAACTTTGCCTTCCTGCTGGGGGGGGAGGAGCTAGGGCCTGACGGGGAGTTCCACGCCTCCTCTAAAGTCTACCGCTACGACCCCCGGCAGAACTCCTGGCTACGCATGGCCGACATGTCTGTACCCAG GTCAGAGTTTGCAGTGGGGGTCATCGGTAAGTTCATCTACGCGGTGGCTGGGCGGACGCGGGATGAGACGTTTTACTCCACGGAACGCTATGACATCACGGGGGACCGCTGGGAGTTTGTGGATCCGTACCCGGTCAACAAGTACGGTCATGAGGGAACGGTCCTGAATGGTAAACTCTATATCACCGGAGGAAtcacctcctcatccacctccaaacaggtgtgtgtgttcgaCCCGGGACGGGACGCGGGGGGAGGGGTGTGTCTCTTCGACCCGGGGCGGGACgcggggggaggtgtgtgtgtgttcgacccTGGACGGGACgcagggggaggggtgtgtgtagcAGGCTCTGCGGGAGCAGGAacgacggacacacacaggatgcGTTCAGCccgcacccccctccccaacacacacaccagctgctGGGAGAACAAGTCGAAGATGAACTACGCTCGCTGCTTCCACAAGATGATCTCCCACAACGGGAAGCTGTACGTGTTCGGGGGGGTGTGTGTGATCCTCCGGGCGTCATTCGAGTCGCAGGGCTGCCCATCCACGGAGGTTTACGACCCTGAGACAGACGAGTGGACCATCCTGGCGTCGATGCCCATCGGGCGCAGTGGGCACGGCGTTGCGGTGCTGGACAGACAGATCATGGTACTGGGGGGCCTCTGCTATAACGGACATTACTCCGACTCCATCCTGACCTTTGACCCCGATGACAACAAGTGGAAGGAGGACGAGTATCCCAGGATGCCTTGCAAACTGGATGGGCTGCAGGTCTGCACTCTGCACTTCCCCGAGTACGTCCTGGAGCATGTCCGGCGCTGCAGTTGA